The following are from one region of the Methanospirillum hungatei genome:
- a CDS encoding helix-turn-helix domain-containing protein, giving the protein MRKMTITCQISDLFRTFYTARFFEAVKSIELLRMIRLDFKEGTKLGIAKITCNPGFSVKDIEFPKGGEIIAIFQETGDESILLFKGTAPPSIMHISKLFARDVIWSTPTILYKDKITYSIIGEEKELKYMLRLIKLILGPIEDIAYEKATFGPYDLIQSLTKKQQEILVLAKKAGYYHNPRKITLDDLSELSGLSKATVGEHLRKAENQVMNSVLAGY; this is encoded by the coding sequence ATGAGAAAAATGACCATAACATGCCAGATTTCAGATTTATTCCGGACATTTTATACTGCACGGTTTTTTGAGGCAGTAAAGTCGATAGAGCTGCTTCGGATGATCCGATTGGATTTTAAAGAAGGGACAAAACTGGGTATTGCAAAAATCACATGTAATCCTGGATTTTCAGTAAAAGATATCGAATTTCCAAAAGGGGGAGAGATTATTGCAATATTTCAGGAAACCGGTGATGAATCTATACTATTATTCAAAGGAACTGCACCTCCTTCCATTATGCATATCAGTAAATTATTTGCGAGAGATGTTATCTGGTCAACACCTACTATCCTGTATAAGGATAAAATTACGTACAGTATCATTGGTGAAGAAAAAGAACTCAAATACATGCTTCGTCTAATAAAGTTAATCCTTGGGCCGATAGAGGATATCGCATATGAAAAAGCGACATTTGGTCCATATGACCTGATCCAGTCATTAACAAAGAAACAACAGGAAATACTGGTCCTCGCGAAAAAAGCAGGATATTATCACAATCCCCGGAAAATTACATTGGACGATCTCTCTGAACTATCCGGGCTTTCAAAAGCTACTGTCGGTGAACACCTCAGAAAAGCAGAAAATCAGGTTATGAATTCAGTATTAGCCGGATACTGA
- a CDS encoding DMT family transporter: MNIIRNPGPVYGQLLVVIGAALISLSPVFVVLSGVSASASAFYRMALSLPPLLLLLMYTRGRIWLGLRNCGIALLASIFYSLDLSFWHQSILLIGPGLATILGNFQVFVLAAFSVLVLHTRVTLRLILAIPVSIIGLYLICGVQWSTAADGFQLGVLLALTTAFWYGGYVLLLRLLQTSFDLEGKIANLCMISILTTIITGLVVIGSGDSFDVPGVDSWLYLIGYAVICQVIAWVLISAGLPYTVPIKVGLILLLQPAGAFIWDILIFRLPFTSVTLLGVVLTLGAIYLGSTSTSPDEKSVSG; this comes from the coding sequence ATGAATATTATTCGTAACCCGGGGCCGGTGTATGGTCAGTTATTGGTTGTTATCGGAGCCGCACTTATTAGTTTATCCCCGGTTTTTGTCGTTCTTTCAGGAGTAAGTGCGAGTGCATCTGCATTTTACCGGATGGCATTATCTCTTCCGCCCCTTCTTCTGCTTCTCATGTATACCAGGGGAAGGATATGGCTTGGACTCCGAAACTGTGGAATTGCTCTGCTTGCCAGTATATTCTACAGCCTTGATCTGAGCTTCTGGCACCAGAGTATTCTTCTCATCGGTCCTGGCCTTGCAACGATCCTGGGAAATTTTCAGGTATTTGTTCTGGCAGCGTTTAGTGTGCTGGTTCTTCACACCAGAGTCACACTCCGGCTGATTCTTGCGATCCCTGTCTCTATCATAGGTCTGTACCTTATCTGCGGGGTGCAATGGAGTACTGCTGCTGATGGATTTCAATTAGGAGTCCTGCTTGCCCTTACCACTGCATTCTGGTATGGTGGCTATGTATTATTACTCCGGCTATTACAGACCTCATTTGACTTGGAAGGAAAAATTGCAAATCTTTGCATGATTTCAATTCTTACAACCATCATTACCGGACTTGTGGTCATCGGATCAGGAGATAGTTTTGATGTCCCCGGAGTTGATTCATGGTTGTATCTCATCGGTTATGCCGTAATTTGTCAGGTTATTGCATGGGTGCTCATATCGGCAGGGCTTCCGTACACCGTCCCGATTAAAGTCGGATTGATATTACTTCTCCAACCTGCCGGAGCGTTCATCTGGGATATTCTCATCTTCAGGCTCCCATTTACCAGTGTTACTCTTCTCGGGGTGGTGCTTACCCTTGGAGCAATATATCTTGGTTCAACAAGCACCAGTCCGGATGAAAAATCAGTATCCGGCTAA
- a CDS encoding type II toxin-antitoxin system VapC family toxin, whose product MNYFIDSNILIFANLGDTPEYPIVRDLIHDYIQKNHQFFIDSIIVSEVHYKLRKLLGSDESVLRMNKILNSSYITYVPIDYSTIIRAIDLSNRLNVMTNDAIIGQHALDTKSDGILTDNFKDFKKIPELKVISIR is encoded by the coding sequence ATGAATTACTTCATTGATTCGAATATTCTGATTTTCGCAAATCTTGGTGATACACCAGAATACCCTATAGTCAGGGATTTAATTCATGATTACATCCAGAAAAATCATCAGTTTTTTATTGATTCTATCATTGTATCTGAAGTTCATTATAAATTACGAAAATTACTCGGTTCTGATGAATCTGTGTTAAGAATGAATAAGATCCTTAATTCATCATATATCACTTACGTACCAATCGATTATTCAACAATAATTCGCGCAATAGATCTTTCAAATCGGTTGAATGTAATGACAAATGACGCGATTATTGGACAACATGCATTAGATACCAAATCTGATGGCATTCTAACAGATAACTTTAAAGATTTTAAAAAAATTCCTGAATTGAAGGTAATTTCGATTCGTTAA
- a CDS encoding cation-translocating P-type ATPase — MVPDSSSHCRKGISWQSLSEPVVREKLATGPNGLSSKEAVTRIQEFGKNELPEAKKVSVFTIFLSQFKSPLIYVLIAAALLSWFLDHLTDTAFITVVILINAIIGTIQEWKAEQSAKALQQLFRITAVVTRDGQEVRIPAEELVPGDYVFLEAGTRVPADLRITQVADCSIDESVLTGESVPVTKQVTVLPEEIPISDQENMAFAGTTVVRGICRGYIVNTGICTEVGKIAVAVADTTLSKPPLIIRMEKFSQHIAVAVLIATAILGVIAVYQGMGIIDVFFFAVALAVSAIPEGLPVALTVVLSIAAHRMAGRNVIVRKMTAVESLGSCTLIASDKTGTLTMNEQTAHIVLLPERESYEVTGTGYTGEGTIQTTSGEILPESARSQVQRLCHIATLCSEAHLDKNQNGWHHSGDPIDVAFLALARKSGLDTTLIQKSVERPLFIPFEAERRYSAAGFIDSEGERFGIKGAAEAVLPYCTRMRTPTGDVDVDQVRFLAKAEELAENGYRVLAVAEAVSPGIPNDPIKSGLPSLVLLGYIGFIDPVRPDARSSVESCQKAGVTVVMVTGDHPATALAIAKTLGIAHTQDQVLTGMEIDALGSVEIPKFFDLVQKARVFARVTPVQKLSIVDALIRMGHFVAVTGDGVNDAPALRRAHIGVAMGSGTDIAKDNASMIITDDRFSSIVAGIEEGRYAYDNIRKVTYLLVSTGAAEVILFTCSLIAHLPLPLLAVQLLWLNLVTNGIQHVGLAFEPGEKGAMNRPPRPPSQGIFNRLMISQILVSSVIMGIIGFIAWYYMISTGVEENTARNLAVLLFVLLENVHVFNCRSEFVSAFRMPLSRNLFLVGSVIAAQAIHQIAMHIPVLQDVLGLEPVTLTQWGVLFAAACIIVVIMEIFKVVWPKVAKTE, encoded by the coding sequence ATGGTCCCGGATTCATCATCCCATTGCAGGAAGGGAATCTCCTGGCAGTCCCTTTCTGAACCGGTGGTACGAGAAAAACTTGCTACCGGCCCAAATGGCCTGAGTTCCAAGGAAGCTGTAACACGAATTCAGGAGTTTGGAAAGAATGAACTGCCTGAAGCAAAGAAGGTCTCTGTATTTACAATATTTTTGAGTCAATTCAAGAGCCCGCTTATCTATGTCTTAATAGCTGCTGCTCTCTTATCCTGGTTTTTGGATCACCTGACCGATACTGCATTTATTACGGTTGTAATTCTTATTAATGCAATTATCGGGACGATACAGGAATGGAAAGCAGAACAGAGTGCAAAAGCTCTCCAGCAGCTCTTCCGGATTACTGCAGTAGTTACTCGTGACGGCCAGGAAGTTAGGATTCCAGCCGAAGAACTCGTCCCCGGAGATTATGTCTTTCTTGAGGCCGGGACAAGGGTACCAGCCGACCTTCGAATAACACAGGTTGCAGATTGTTCAATTGATGAATCTGTCCTGACCGGAGAATCGGTCCCGGTGACCAAACAGGTTACTGTGCTCCCTGAAGAAATTCCAATCAGTGATCAGGAGAACATGGCCTTTGCCGGAACGACGGTTGTCCGTGGTATCTGCCGGGGGTATATTGTTAATACCGGGATTTGTACCGAAGTAGGGAAAATTGCTGTAGCTGTTGCGGATACCACGCTGTCAAAACCACCCCTGATCATCAGAATGGAAAAATTCTCCCAGCATATTGCAGTTGCTGTTCTGATTGCAACAGCGATTCTGGGTGTAATAGCCGTTTACCAGGGTATGGGAATTATTGATGTTTTCTTCTTTGCTGTTGCTCTTGCAGTGTCAGCAATTCCCGAAGGTTTGCCGGTTGCTTTGACTGTTGTACTCTCCATCGCCGCTCATCGGATGGCAGGACGGAATGTGATTGTCAGAAAAATGACCGCTGTTGAAAGTCTGGGTTCCTGTACTCTTATTGCCAGTGATAAAACCGGAACCCTGACCATGAATGAGCAGACGGCTCATATCGTCCTGCTTCCAGAACGTGAATCCTACGAGGTTACCGGCACCGGATATACCGGAGAGGGAACAATCCAGACCACCTCCGGAGAAATATTACCTGAATCAGCACGTTCTCAGGTACAACGGCTTTGTCACATTGCAACACTCTGTAGCGAAGCCCATCTTGACAAAAATCAGAACGGATGGCATCACTCCGGTGATCCCATTGATGTGGCATTTCTCGCACTTGCTAGAAAATCAGGCCTGGATACTACTCTCATTCAAAAATCTGTTGAAAGACCGTTATTTATTCCCTTTGAAGCTGAGCGACGGTACTCGGCAGCCGGATTTATTGACTCTGAAGGGGAACGGTTTGGTATAAAGGGTGCAGCAGAAGCAGTTTTACCCTATTGTACCCGAATGCGGACACCAACAGGAGATGTGGATGTTGATCAGGTACGTTTCCTTGCAAAAGCAGAGGAACTGGCAGAAAACGGGTATCGTGTTCTTGCAGTAGCTGAAGCGGTATCTCCGGGAATTCCTAATGATCCAATAAAATCAGGCCTTCCTTCACTGGTTCTCCTCGGGTATATCGGATTTATTGATCCGGTAAGACCTGATGCACGGTCATCTGTTGAATCATGTCAAAAAGCCGGGGTTACTGTTGTAATGGTTACTGGAGATCATCCGGCTACCGCTCTTGCCATTGCAAAAACCCTTGGTATCGCCCATACCCAGGATCAGGTTCTTACTGGAATGGAGATAGATGCTCTCGGGTCTGTTGAAATTCCTAAGTTCTTCGATCTTGTCCAGAAAGCACGGGTTTTTGCCCGGGTCACACCGGTCCAGAAACTTTCCATTGTTGATGCTCTTATCAGGATGGGTCATTTTGTTGCGGTAACCGGAGACGGGGTGAATGATGCTCCTGCCCTTCGACGAGCTCATATCGGGGTTGCGATGGGTTCAGGGACAGATATTGCCAAGGATAACGCCTCGATGATCATTACCGATGACCGGTTCTCTTCCATTGTTGCTGGTATCGAAGAAGGGAGATATGCCTATGATAATATCAGAAAAGTAACCTATCTGCTTGTCTCAACCGGAGCAGCAGAGGTGATACTCTTTACCTGCTCACTCATCGCTCATCTGCCTCTGCCACTTCTTGCTGTTCAGTTGCTCTGGTTAAACCTGGTAACCAATGGAATTCAGCATGTAGGTCTAGCCTTTGAACCAGGGGAGAAGGGAGCCATGAACCGTCCGCCCCGTCCTCCATCTCAGGGGATATTTAACCGTCTGATGATCAGTCAGATCCTGGTATCATCGGTAATCATGGGAATAATTGGATTTATTGCCTGGTATTACATGATCTCAACTGGTGTAGAAGAGAATACTGCCCGAAATCTTGCAGTTCTTCTCTTTGTCCTGCTTGAAAATGTACATGTGTTTAATTGCCGGTCTGAATTTGTCTCTGCATTCCGGATGCCCTTATCGAGAAATCTCTTCCTGGTTGGTTCGGTAATTGCAGCACAGGCGATTCACCAGATTGCTATGCATATCCCCGTCTTACAGGATGTACTGGGACTCGAGCCGGTTACACTGACACAGTGGGGAGTTCTCTTTGCTGCAGCATGTATAATTGTCGTAATAATGGAGATCTTTAAGGTTGTTTGGCCCAAAGTAGCGAAAACTGAATAA
- a CDS encoding methyl-accepting chemotaxis protein, with protein sequence MLENVKIGKKLIGGFLLTIIIMLIIAGTGFVFISDLAVKSEGMYNDRLIPIQQMGTVVEAFTQFRGDVYKAMLVPTERDVSLASAEAVLMGIDEKIESIDKLNLDPEERKVLESFKTAFVGYKSESEILIDLIKQNKVEEGIAHLAAGTPLANYRTQCITALSTLMETNMKVAEQIKTDNDNNANAAKTTMIIVTLIGAIIGIGFAYALTKSITGPLGKTVEMLDEMTHGHLGTRLSMHRKDEIGILAGTMDTFANNLQHEVIGIMKKIAAGEKVASVPIMDDRDEIGPALKETVDTLNDLIEETKVLADAAAEGDLNIRGNAEKFKGGYREIIAGINATLENIIGPVNEAMNLAGAYALGDFSARFSPKVVVKGDFIPFRDSLNKIGVETGLAVGQVKKEVDSLLAGMEETSASVEEVTAGAQNLAHNAGVVSDLSEKSGAGVGQVLQAMNDLSVTVAAVAGQANEVANLTQETDDLSKQGSSLVQRTDKGMQKISTSFNETDQVIGEIGKQMEDIGTIVNVISSIADQTNLLALNAAIEAARAGDAGLGFAVVADEVKALALESQQSAEKIANLITDLQKKSKAVTESMKNSLNDVEEGNTAVRETLSVFNKIAEAIANVSIRVGEVAGASQEQAASVEEISASVHELGSLIEQAAKEAVDSSAATEEASAALDQITRVITDATASVDRISQSMGRFST encoded by the coding sequence ATGCTGGAAAATGTAAAAATAGGTAAAAAATTGATTGGTGGGTTTCTCCTTACTATCATAATTATGCTCATAATCGCCGGAACCGGGTTTGTATTCATTAGTGATCTGGCGGTGAAAAGTGAGGGGATGTATAATGACAGGTTGATACCCATTCAACAAATGGGAACTGTGGTTGAAGCATTTACACAATTTAGAGGGGATGTGTATAAAGCAATGCTGGTCCCTACAGAGAGAGATGTAAGTCTTGCATCTGCTGAAGCCGTTTTAATGGGAATAGATGAAAAAATTGAGAGCATTGATAAATTAAACCTGGATCCTGAAGAGAGAAAGGTTTTAGAATCATTTAAAACCGCATTTGTAGGATATAAATCAGAATCTGAAATACTCATTGATCTCATTAAACAAAACAAAGTTGAAGAAGGAATTGCCCATCTTGCTGCCGGAACACCTCTGGCAAATTACCGGACACAATGCATAACTGCTCTCTCAACCCTCATGGAAACGAACATGAAGGTAGCTGAGCAGATAAAAACTGACAACGATAATAACGCGAATGCTGCCAAGACCACCATGATCATTGTCACTCTCATTGGTGCCATTATAGGAATCGGGTTTGCATATGCTCTTACGAAAAGCATCACTGGGCCTCTTGGTAAAACCGTGGAGATGTTAGATGAGATGACTCATGGTCACCTTGGTACACGACTTTCTATGCACCGGAAAGATGAAATCGGAATCCTTGCCGGAACAATGGATACATTTGCAAATAACCTGCAGCATGAGGTCATCGGCATCATGAAAAAGATTGCTGCAGGAGAAAAAGTAGCATCTGTACCCATTATGGATGATAGAGATGAGATTGGACCGGCCCTCAAAGAAACGGTTGATACCCTCAATGACCTCATTGAAGAGACAAAAGTCCTTGCCGATGCAGCAGCGGAGGGAGATCTCAATATTCGTGGAAATGCTGAAAAGTTCAAGGGCGGGTACAGGGAAATCATCGCAGGAATCAATGCAACTCTTGAAAATATCATCGGTCCTGTGAATGAGGCTATGAATCTTGCCGGAGCGTATGCTCTTGGAGACTTTTCTGCACGATTTAGTCCGAAGGTTGTAGTGAAGGGAGATTTCATACCATTCCGGGATTCGCTCAATAAAATAGGAGTAGAAACAGGTCTTGCAGTTGGACAGGTGAAAAAGGAAGTTGACTCTCTTCTCGCTGGTATGGAGGAGACCAGTGCCAGTGTTGAAGAAGTGACTGCCGGAGCCCAGAACCTTGCACACAATGCCGGGGTGGTCAGTGATCTGTCAGAAAAGAGCGGAGCAGGAGTCGGTCAGGTATTACAGGCGATGAATGACCTTTCCGTTACGGTTGCAGCTGTTGCAGGGCAGGCAAATGAAGTCGCAAACCTTACCCAGGAGACAGACGATCTTTCCAAACAGGGTTCTTCACTGGTTCAGAGAACCGATAAGGGGATGCAGAAGATTTCAACCTCCTTTAATGAGACCGATCAGGTAATAGGAGAGATAGGCAAACAGATGGAGGATATCGGAACCATTGTGAATGTTATAAGTTCTATTGCCGACCAGACAAACCTCCTTGCCTTAAACGCTGCCATTGAAGCTGCCCGTGCAGGAGATGCCGGACTTGGCTTTGCAGTGGTTGCTGACGAAGTAAAAGCCCTGGCTCTTGAATCACAACAATCTGCTGAAAAGATTGCCAATTTAATCACAGACCTGCAGAAAAAATCCAAGGCAGTTACAGAATCCATGAAGAATTCCCTGAATGATGTTGAAGAAGGGAATACTGCAGTCAGAGAGACGCTTTCAGTCTTTAACAAGATTGCAGAAGCAATTGCCAATGTTTCTATCCGGGTTGGTGAAGTTGCCGGAGCAAGTCAGGAACAGGCTGCCTCTGTTGAGGAGATTAGTGCAAGTGTTCATGAACTGGGCAGTCTCATCGAACAGGCGGCAAAGGAAGCAGTTGATTCATCCGCTGCAACAGAAGAAGCATCTGCAGCTCTTGACCAGATCACCCGGGTGATTACTGATGCAACCGCTTCTGTAGATCGGATATCACAATCCATGGGCAGATTTAGCACCTAA
- a CDS encoding ABC transporter permease, with translation MIPLELAIWQHLVLVYSGFFISAGIGIIGGVLTVRWHILKTLLLSGSSLLQSIPAFTIVALVVPFLGIGFVPAVVVVIVTTLLPVLRNTSIGLSTISPVYIDASEGMGFTFFQTMRYTRFPLAIRPIFAGLRLSSIVANSVAIVTVFIGSGGLGAVVLEGLVRYHTTSILIGIIPAMIIALGADILLSKAEERLAPKI, from the coding sequence ATGATACCGCTGGAGCTTGCAATCTGGCAGCATCTTGTCCTGGTATACTCCGGATTTTTTATTTCTGCCGGAATTGGAATAATCGGAGGTGTTCTCACCGTCAGATGGCATATCCTGAAAACTCTTCTCCTTTCAGGCTCCAGCCTGCTCCAATCCATACCAGCCTTCACCATCGTTGCTCTTGTCGTACCATTTCTTGGAATAGGGTTTGTCCCGGCAGTTGTCGTGGTAATAGTAACCACACTTCTTCCAGTTCTTCGAAATACCAGTATTGGTCTCTCTACTATCAGTCCGGTCTATATTGATGCATCAGAGGGTATGGGTTTTACATTTTTCCAGACGATGAGATATACCCGGTTTCCTCTTGCGATTCGACCAATATTTGCAGGATTGCGTCTTTCGTCAATTGTTGCAAATTCTGTAGCCATTGTGACGGTGTTCATCGGAAGCGGAGGGCTTGGAGCTGTTGTTCTTGAAGGACTGGTCAGATATCATACTACAAGCATTCTTATCGGAATTATCCCTGCCATGATTATTGCACTCGGGGCAGACATTCTTCTAAGCAAGGCTGAAGAACGTCTTGCACCAAAGATCTGA
- a CDS encoding ABC transporter permease, with protein MIQNMFSMVSSVWTQFNLTGLTLIHLSLFGTALILILVIGLPLGIIAALSPRFSIIIQILNIIEMIPDIALLLLLIPLTGIGATPTIAAAVLYSLLPIVRNTMTGLTIIRPELLEVGSSLGMTSIEILRHIRLPLSLPLIAGGVRTAVVYSMGIVTLGGIIGARGLGAALQAGITRNNMTLILVTGLWIGLLAVFMDACAGLCERFLTNRYGDQS; from the coding sequence ATGATACAAAACATGTTTTCTATGGTCAGTTCTGTCTGGACTCAGTTCAATCTTACTGGTCTTACTCTCATTCATCTCAGTCTCTTTGGAACTGCTCTTATCCTTATTCTAGTAATCGGACTGCCTCTTGGTATCATTGCTGCCCTATCCCCCCGGTTTTCGATTATCATCCAGATACTCAATATCATTGAGATGATCCCTGACATCGCCCTTCTGCTCCTTTTGATACCTCTCACCGGTATTGGTGCAACGCCAACCATTGCAGCAGCAGTGCTTTACTCTCTCCTCCCCATTGTCCGCAATACGATGACAGGTCTTACCATCATAAGGCCTGAACTCCTGGAGGTGGGAAGCTCACTTGGGATGACGAGTATTGAGATTTTACGACATATCCGGCTTCCACTCAGCCTCCCTCTTATTGCCGGGGGTGTTCGGACAGCGGTTGTATACAGTATGGGTATAGTAACGCTAGGCGGTATAATTGGAGCCAGGGGACTTGGTGCAGCTTTACAGGCCGGGATAACCCGGAATAATATGACGCTAATTTTGGTTACTGGTTTATGGATTGGACTATTGGCAGTTTTTATGGATGCATGTGCCGGACTTTGTGAACGATTCCTGACTAACCGATATGGAGACCAGTCATGA
- a CDS encoding ATP-binding cassette domain-containing protein, with protein MLQRPEKSSVPWEYITTIKLDSVSKSYNGVPAVQDISLTIQGGELLVLMGGSGSGKTTTIRMINRLIEPDNGVIYINDIPVSSLHPLSLRRSIGYVIQQIGLLPHLSVSANIGLPLRISGAQEDEISQKIKNLLSLVRLDPEMFQNRKPAELSGGEQQRVGLARALATNPPLLLMDEPFGALDPLLRRKLQKEFLEIKKNLGITIIFVTHDIHEAFLLGDRIALFHEGRLHTVGTPQDLIGSARSDPVLSYFIGDDHLSYRTSLPAISFALRSGSFILFPLAEYSQINQSDYGTKVILYKGEEGIYHASTPGSMHTLSPVSLVDEDATVQDVVTAYTNARSHVAVMHTSVNSQEMSDSQIRIILLDDILQFLFGSPE; from the coding sequence ATGTTGCAAAGACCAGAAAAGTCATCAGTTCCCTGGGAATACATCACCACTATAAAACTCGATTCTGTGAGTAAATCCTATAATGGAGTCCCAGCTGTCCAGGATATCTCACTTACTATCCAGGGCGGAGAACTTCTTGTTCTTATGGGAGGGAGTGGGTCAGGAAAAACAACAACTATCCGAATGATAAACCGGCTCATCGAACCAGATAATGGTGTTATATACATCAATGATATTCCGGTTTCTTCTCTTCATCCCCTCTCATTGCGCCGGTCAATCGGATATGTAATACAACAAATTGGTCTCCTCCCTCATCTATCGGTATCCGCTAATATCGGACTGCCTTTACGTATTTCTGGAGCACAAGAGGATGAGATATCACAGAAAATTAAAAATTTGCTCTCCCTGGTCAGGTTGGATCCTGAAATGTTTCAGAACAGAAAGCCTGCAGAACTCTCCGGGGGTGAACAACAGCGGGTCGGCCTGGCACGGGCACTTGCTACAAACCCACCACTCCTTCTCATGGATGAGCCATTCGGAGCACTTGACCCGCTCCTGAGACGAAAACTACAAAAAGAGTTTCTTGAAATTAAAAAAAATCTTGGAATTACCATTATTTTTGTTACTCATGATATCCATGAGGCATTTCTTCTCGGTGATCGAATAGCCCTCTTCCATGAGGGACGGCTCCATACGGTGGGAACACCACAGGATCTCATCGGATCTGCCCGTTCTGATCCGGTTCTTTCTTATTTTATTGGAGATGACCATCTCTCGTATAGAACCAGCCTTCCTGCAATTTCTTTTGCACTCCGCTCTGGATCATTCATACTGTTCCCCCTGGCAGAATACTCACAAATAAACCAGTCTGATTATGGAACGAAGGTTATCCTGTACAAAGGTGAAGAGGGCATTTATCATGCATCCACTCCTGGATCAATGCATACTCTTTCTCCGGTTTCATTGGTAGATGAGGATGCAACGGTTCAGGATGTCGTTACAGCATACACGAATGCCAGATCACACGTTGCAGTCATGCATACTTCGGTAAACTCACAGGAAATGAGTGATTCTCAAATCAGGATAATTCTCCTGGATGATATCCTGCAGTTCCTTTTTGGTTCACCTGAATGA
- a CDS encoding glycine betaine ABC transporter substrate-binding protein encodes MIRKMVLGILVILFLSGCIIPVMGQTSSPSEKTVVIGAMPFNEQYILAEMFGKLLEKNGYTYEINSGLNNVMLYQGVKNGQIDLYVDYTSAIPTYFEEAPAFESLDPDVVTTAVKKMVTEDDVVWGGKVGFRNDYQMAVSEEFASEYPVGTISDLAPYTSEMVLGSDLVFHLDELYGLPNLEKVYGYSFQDVVPMEPTLLYQAVDMGQVDIIPASSTDARIDLFNLTTLSDDKAALAPYDSILLVTSGRGTDPVFMSTLEQVMGLIDTETMRSLNRKFDVDKMDTGAIAEEFLISQGLL; translated from the coding sequence ATGATACGAAAGATGGTATTGGGGATTTTGGTTATCCTGTTTCTGAGCGGGTGCATAATTCCGGTCATGGGACAGACGAGTTCTCCTTCAGAAAAAACCGTTGTTATCGGAGCAATGCCCTTTAATGAGCAGTATATCCTTGCAGAAATGTTTGGTAAGCTCCTGGAAAAAAACGGGTATACGTATGAGATAAACTCAGGTTTAAATAATGTCATGCTATATCAGGGAGTCAAAAACGGACAGATAGATCTGTATGTTGACTATACCAGTGCAATTCCGACATATTTTGAAGAAGCGCCAGCATTTGAAAGTCTTGATCCTGATGTGGTGACCACTGCAGTGAAAAAGATGGTAACCGAAGATGATGTTGTATGGGGTGGAAAAGTCGGATTTCGAAATGATTACCAGATGGCAGTATCTGAAGAATTTGCATCTGAATATCCGGTAGGAACAATAAGTGATCTGGCACCTTACACATCAGAGATGGTGTTAGGTTCTGATCTTGTTTTCCATCTGGATGAACTCTATGGGCTTCCTAATCTTGAAAAAGTCTATGGATACTCTTTTCAGGATGTCGTGCCAATGGAACCCACTCTTCTGTATCAGGCGGTTGATATGGGGCAGGTTGATATCATTCCGGCAAGTTCTACTGATGCACGAATAGATCTCTTCAATCTTACGACACTTTCAGATGATAAGGCTGCCCTTGCCCCATATGACAGTATTCTGCTTGTTACATCTGGACGAGGTACTGACCCTGTCTTTATGTCCACACTTGAGCAGGTTATGGGACTGATTGATACTGAAACAATGCGTTCACTAAACCGCAAATTTGATGTGGATAAAATGGACACCGGAGCGATAGCAGAGGAATTCCTGATAAGTCAGGGACTACTCTGA